In one window of Thermodesulfobacteriota bacterium DNA:
- a CDS encoding glycosyltransferase has protein sequence MSRKRQAGISIVIPVYNEGGNIRAALAEIKAKVSTPHNVLIVYDFDEDDTLPVVREMAARGEVAGLALVRNKYGRGVLNAIKTGFESAGREAVLVVMADLSDDLAVVDGMYAKLKAGYGVVCGSRYMKGGRQIGGPFLKKALSRTAGLTLHLIARIPTHDATNSFKMYSKVLLDNIEIESTGGFELGMEIVLKAHFKGYGVAEVPSTWKDRVEGESRFMLMKWLPRYLHWYFFAFRNAAFGKRPGKA, from the coding sequence ATGAGCCGTAAGAGGCAGGCCGGCATATCCATCGTCATACCCGTGTATAACGAGGGCGGCAACATCAGGGCGGCCCTGGCCGAGATAAAGGCCAAGGTCAGTACCCCGCACAATGTCCTCATAGTCTACGATTTCGATGAGGACGATACCCTCCCGGTCGTAAGGGAGATGGCGGCCAGGGGCGAGGTCGCCGGGCTTGCTCTCGTAAGGAACAAGTACGGCAGGGGCGTCTTGAACGCCATAAAGACCGGCTTCGAGAGCGCCGGGAGGGAGGCGGTCCTGGTCGTAATGGCCGACCTCTCCGACGACCTCGCGGTGGTCGACGGGATGTACGCGAAGCTGAAGGCCGGCTACGGCGTCGTCTGCGGCTCGCGCTACATGAAAGGCGGAAGGCAGATAGGCGGCCCTTTTCTCAAGAAGGCCCTTTCAAGGACAGCGGGGCTTACCCTTCACCTCATCGCCCGTATCCCCACCCACGACGCCACCAACAGCTTCAAGATGTATTCGAAGGTGCTCCTTGATAACATTGAGATAGAAAGCACCGGCGGCTTCGAGCTCGGGATGGAGATCGTCCTCAAGGCCCATTTCAAGGGCTACGGCGTAGCGGAAGTCCCCTCCACCTGGAAGGACAGGGTGGAGGGCGAGTCCAGGTTTATGCTCATGAAGTGGCTCCCGAGATACCTGCACTGGTACTTCTTCGCCTTCAGGAACGCGGCCTTCGGGAAGAGGCCGGGGAAGGCGTAA
- a CDS encoding RNA methyltransferase — protein MRRKNRSRPKAEPPAVSRNISIVLVEPQSSGNVGSTARAMRNTGFSDLVLINPCEYRNNESYSMACKADGVLETARVFPDLESFIPEPRVLVGTTRRIGRHRYPVLTLSEAVPEILRLAASNRVAILFGREDKGLLNEEIPLCDMLVEIPTSDDYPSINLSHAVFTVCHHLYTGASPKAPTIKVAPRGELEQMYGHMERTLRGIGYGDKGGEYLLEAMMRSFRRLFGRTGLMEKEVNMLRGVFTQIEARTTNTEDGEKGHAGAGA, from the coding sequence ATGAGAAGGAAGAACAGGTCCAGGCCAAAGGCGGAGCCCCCGGCCGTCAGCCGGAACATATCGATAGTGCTGGTAGAGCCGCAGAGCTCGGGCAACGTCGGAAGCACGGCCCGGGCCATGAGGAACACCGGTTTTTCCGACCTGGTGCTCATAAACCCGTGCGAATACAGGAATAACGAGTCCTATTCGATGGCCTGCAAGGCCGACGGCGTGCTTGAGACGGCCCGGGTCTTCCCGGACCTTGAAAGCTTCATCCCGGAGCCGCGCGTACTCGTCGGGACGACCCGGAGGATAGGCAGGCACAGGTACCCGGTACTGACCCTTTCCGAGGCTGTCCCGGAGATCCTCCGGCTTGCGGCCTCAAACAGGGTAGCCATACTCTTCGGCAGGGAAGACAAGGGGCTCCTTAACGAGGAGATACCCCTTTGCGACATGCTCGTGGAGATACCCACGTCCGACGATTACCCTTCCATAAACCTCTCGCACGCGGTCTTTACGGTCTGCCACCACCTTTACACCGGAGCCTCTCCCAAGGCGCCTACCATAAAGGTTGCGCCGAGAGGCGAGCTCGAGCAGATGTACGGGCACATGGAGAGGACGCTCCGTGGCATAGGCTACGGCGACAAGGGCGGGGAATATCTCCTCGAAGCAATGATGCGGAGCTTCAGGCGCCTCTTCGGGAGGACCGGCCTCATGGAAAAGGAGGTCAACATGCTCCGCGGGGTATTCACGCAGATAGAGGCCCGGACGACAAACACTGAAGACGGGGAAAAAGGGCATGCAGGAGCAGGAGCTTAA
- a CDS encoding diadenylate cyclase: MQEQELNRKMLESASAALKDAKAEALLLFVDAAEDKTFWRRSRARKKFILITQDAETASALECFRKEVKAVLKLPVVRLTRVGQVKLSLIMGVTEGLIKSSDKVVCVAGLPVHGVLDTLMIIDLEREAEVFSAMGISMDLLKKVKPEVLEAVLNIALELSSEGREGRTVGTTFVIGDNDKVMELSRPLIMNPFKGYPEEARNILDEAVHETIKEYSLLDGAFVIREDGVVMAAGIHLDAALKEEGLMPGLGCRHMAAAGITDVTGAAAITISGSTGIVRIFRKGKVLLELEKPLAKPVNKPVSAP, translated from the coding sequence ATGCAGGAGCAGGAGCTTAACAGGAAGATGCTCGAGAGCGCTTCCGCGGCCCTGAAGGACGCGAAGGCCGAGGCGCTCCTACTTTTCGTCGACGCGGCGGAGGACAAGACCTTCTGGCGGAGGTCCAGGGCCAGGAAGAAGTTCATCCTCATCACGCAGGACGCCGAGACCGCCTCGGCCCTTGAATGCTTCAGAAAAGAGGTCAAGGCGGTCCTCAAGCTCCCGGTAGTGAGGCTCACCAGGGTTGGACAGGTAAAGCTCTCCCTCATCATGGGCGTGACCGAGGGGCTCATAAAAAGCTCTGACAAGGTCGTATGCGTGGCGGGCCTCCCTGTCCACGGCGTGCTCGATACACTCATGATAATAGACCTCGAGCGCGAGGCCGAGGTCTTCAGCGCCATGGGCATCTCGATGGACCTCCTGAAGAAGGTCAAGCCCGAGGTGCTCGAAGCGGTCCTGAACATCGCGCTCGAGCTTTCCAGCGAGGGCCGCGAGGGGAGGACCGTCGGCACGACCTTCGTCATAGGCGACAACGACAAGGTCATGGAGCTCTCACGCCCGCTCATAATGAACCCATTCAAGGGCTATCCCGAGGAGGCCCGGAACATACTCGACGAGGCGGTCCACGAGACCATCAAGGAATACTCCCTCCTTGACGGCGCGTTCGTCATAAGGGAGGACGGGGTCGTCATGGCCGCCGGGATCCACCTGGACGCGGCCCTCAAGGAAGAGGGGCTCATGCCGGGGCTCGGCTGCAGGCACATGGCAGCCGCGGGCATAACCGACGTGACCGGCGCAGCGGCCATAACCATCTCCGGCTCAACGGGCATTGTGCGCATATTCAGGAAGGGGAAGGTGCTTCTCGAGCTTGAAAAGCCGCTCGCCAAGCCCGTAAACAAGCCAGTATCCGCGCCTTGA
- a CDS encoding precorrin-8X methylmutase has protein sequence METGAPKAAGVPCQHPIEKESFRILSSEMDDSAFSTLELPIIRRVIHSTADFEYKDLLCFSPGAVEAGVEALRAGRDIITDVRMIEAGISKARLAPFGSAVRCFSSDRDVAMTAEREGLTKTAASMRKASKWMEGSIVAIGNAPTALLELLRIVKEGGPRPALVIGVPVGFVGAIESKEELAKSGLAHILTRGRKGGSTVAVAIVNAIAILASELAQSRAR, from the coding sequence ATAGAGACGGGGGCCCCCAAGGCGGCCGGCGTCCCCTGCCAGCACCCGATAGAAAAAGAGAGCTTCAGGATATTATCCTCCGAAATGGACGATAGCGCTTTTTCGACCCTCGAGCTCCCGATAATAAGGAGGGTCATACACTCTACCGCCGATTTCGAGTACAAGGACCTGCTATGTTTCAGCCCCGGCGCTGTGGAGGCAGGGGTCGAGGCGCTGAGGGCCGGACGGGATATAATAACGGACGTAAGGATGATAGAGGCCGGGATATCGAAGGCAAGGCTTGCTCCCTTCGGCTCGGCCGTCCGCTGTTTCTCGTCTGACAGGGACGTGGCCATGACGGCTGAAAGAGAGGGGCTTACAAAGACGGCTGCCTCCATGAGAAAGGCCTCGAAGTGGATGGAAGGCTCGATAGTGGCGATTGGGAACGCGCCGACCGCGCTCCTTGAGCTTTTAAGGATTGTGAAGGAGGGCGGGCCGAGGCCCGCCCTCGTCATAGGCGTGCCCGTCGGTTTCGTTGGCGCAATCGAATCCAAGGAAGAACTCGCAAAAAGCGGCCTGGCGCACATACTCACGAGAGGGCGTAAGGGCGGGAGCACCGTTGCCGTGGCCATAGTGAACGCCATTGCGATACTCGCCTCCGAGCTCGCCCAAAGCAGGGCCAGGTAG
- the cbiM gene encoding cobalt transporter CbiM: MHIPDGYLSPATCGVFYAAMAPVWYFASKRAEKTLKPREMPLLALGAAFVFVIMMFNIPLPGGSSGHMAGGAVVAIALGPWAGIIAMSLALALQAFLFGDGGLMALAANCFNMAVVMSLSGYGIYRALAFGEPGPGRRFFAAAVAAYVAVNLAALAVAVELGMQPLLAAGADGRPLYAPYPLSISVPAMMLPHLFFFGPIEAVGTALVVSYVHGMNRGLLHEGKGSLKPLWIAMAVLAVLTPAGLIASGTPWGEWGKEELAELIGYVPSGMERYGEAWKGLVPDYSLPRMSGLPEPVVYMLSALLGSALLVAAVYAWGRIWRR; this comes from the coding sequence ATGCACATACCTGACGGATACCTGAGCCCGGCGACCTGCGGCGTTTTTTACGCGGCAATGGCCCCGGTCTGGTACTTCGCCTCGAAGAGGGCGGAAAAGACCCTGAAGCCCAGGGAGATGCCTTTACTTGCGCTCGGCGCGGCATTCGTCTTCGTCATCATGATGTTCAACATCCCGCTCCCTGGCGGCTCTTCCGGTCACATGGCGGGCGGCGCGGTCGTGGCCATAGCCCTCGGGCCCTGGGCAGGGATAATCGCCATGAGCCTCGCGCTCGCGCTCCAGGCGTTCCTCTTCGGAGACGGCGGTCTCATGGCGCTTGCGGCCAACTGCTTCAATATGGCCGTTGTCATGAGCCTTTCGGGATACGGTATTTACAGGGCGCTCGCCTTCGGCGAGCCTGGCCCCGGGAGAAGGTTTTTCGCAGCGGCGGTTGCGGCATACGTCGCCGTAAACCTGGCCGCCCTTGCCGTGGCAGTGGAGCTGGGCATGCAGCCTCTTCTGGCAGCCGGGGCCGACGGCAGGCCGCTCTACGCGCCGTACCCGCTCTCCATATCGGTGCCGGCGATGATGCTGCCGCACCTCTTCTTTTTTGGGCCCATCGAGGCTGTCGGGACCGCCCTTGTGGTATCCTATGTGCACGGGATGAATAGGGGCCTGCTCCACGAGGGGAAAGGGTCGCTTAAGCCCTTGTGGATCGCGATGGCCGTTCTTGCGGTGCTTACGCCCGCAGGGCTTATCGCGTCCGGCACGCCCTGGGGCGAATGGGGAAAGGAAGAGCTTGCAGAGCTCATAGGCTATGTGCCCTCGGGGATGGAGAGGTACGGAGAGGCATGGAAGGGGCTTGTCCCGGATTACAGCCTTCCGCGGATGAGCGGCTTGCCTGAGCCGGTCGTATATATGCTGTCGGCCCTCCTCGGGAGCGCGCTCCTGGTCGCGGCCGTATACGCTTGGGGCAGGATATGGCGGAGGTGA
- the cbiQ gene encoding cobalt ECF transporter T component CbiQ, which produces MAEVTLPEWLKGREEAPAFLKAGSAGFIERSLFNFASAMKRVYVAGDYSSRKGALQAIEPRAKLAGFFFIIIAASLAHSAIFLGGVLVLAVALSSVSRIGPGTLVKRTLPAFVFTFVIAVPVIFGAVTPGKEVLDVFGASVTREGLSSAGFFLLRVAAMVSIAMLLSLTTREADFFRGIGRFVPAFFASALFLTFRYAFVLIKIAEDSALARKARTITGARGVESRAWFAGRAALLLKKAYGVAEEVGMAMVSRGFDGKLKVAASRALRGRDYLWLGFASFVLFLSFGA; this is translated from the coding sequence ATGGCGGAGGTGACCCTGCCGGAGTGGCTTAAAGGCCGGGAAGAGGCGCCCGCCTTCCTGAAGGCCGGGAGCGCGGGCTTCATTGAAAGGAGCCTCTTCAACTTCGCCTCGGCAATGAAAAGGGTATATGTTGCCGGAGACTATTCTTCGAGAAAAGGGGCGCTCCAGGCAATCGAGCCCAGGGCAAAGCTTGCTGGTTTTTTCTTCATCATAATAGCCGCCTCGCTTGCCCATAGCGCAATCTTTTTAGGAGGGGTGCTCGTCCTGGCCGTTGCCCTTTCATCCGTGTCGCGGATAGGGCCGGGCACCCTCGTTAAGAGGACGCTTCCGGCGTTCGTATTTACGTTCGTCATAGCCGTACCCGTTATCTTCGGCGCGGTTACGCCCGGGAAGGAAGTCCTGGACGTTTTCGGGGCGTCGGTCACTCGCGAGGGGCTCAGTAGCGCGGGTTTTTTCCTCTTGAGGGTCGCTGCGATGGTCTCGATTGCGATGCTCCTTTCGCTTACGACCAGGGAGGCTGATTTTTTCCGCGGGATCGGGAGGTTCGTCCCGGCGTTTTTCGCCAGCGCGCTCTTTTTGACCTTCAGGTACGCGTTCGTGCTTATAAAGATAGCCGAGGACTCGGCCCTCGCGAGGAAAGCGAGGACGATAACCGGAGCCCGCGGGGTTGAATCCCGGGCCTGGTTCGCCGGAAGGGCTGCGCTCCTCCTTAAAAAGGCATACGGCGTTGCCGAAGAGGTTGGCATGGCAATGGTATCGAGGGGCTTTGACGGGAAGCTTAAGGTCGCTGCGTCCCGGGCGCTCCGGGGAAGGGACTACCTCTGGCTCGGGTTCGCGAGCTTCGTCCTTTTCCTCTCCTTCGGCGCGTGA
- a CDS encoding ABC transporter ATP-binding protein codes for MSRVAEEVLRAEGVSFSYGPAPALSGVSFSVARGECLAILGANGSGKSTLLKLLDGLIFPSSGGLFFEGRPITEEALKGEFLARFRSGVGFVFPEPDVQLFCPTVFDELAFGPLQLGLGAGEAAKRAGDLLSMLGIESLRDRPPYSLSGGEKKKVAIASVLAINPGVLLLDEPTNGLDPRSQVWLYELLLSLRDLGKTVIIATHDLSLAGDLSERVLVLDESHAIAADGPAGGVLKDKDLLLAANIIHEHEHRHGDIVHRHSHGPFSTHDEHD; via the coding sequence GTGAGCCGCGTAGCGGAAGAGGTCCTGAGGGCTGAAGGGGTAAGCTTCTCATACGGCCCGGCCCCGGCCCTCTCAGGCGTTAGCTTCAGCGTCGCCAGGGGCGAATGCCTGGCCATACTCGGGGCGAACGGGAGTGGGAAGTCGACCCTCCTCAAGCTCCTGGACGGCCTCATCTTCCCGTCCTCCGGAGGCCTCTTCTTCGAGGGCAGGCCGATAACGGAAGAGGCCTTGAAAGGCGAGTTCCTCGCCCGGTTCAGGTCAGGCGTGGGCTTCGTCTTCCCCGAGCCGGACGTGCAGCTCTTCTGCCCGACGGTCTTCGACGAGCTCGCGTTCGGCCCTCTCCAGCTCGGGCTGGGGGCCGGGGAGGCGGCGAAAAGGGCTGGGGACCTCCTCAGTATGCTCGGCATCGAATCGCTCAGGGACAGGCCGCCGTATTCCTTGAGCGGCGGAGAGAAGAAGAAGGTGGCAATAGCGTCGGTCCTGGCGATAAACCCGGGGGTGCTCCTCCTGGATGAGCCCACGAACGGGCTCGACCCGAGAAGCCAGGTCTGGCTCTACGAGCTCCTTCTCTCCTTGAGGGACTTGGGTAAAACGGTTATAATCGCAACCCATGACCTGAGCCTCGCGGGCGACCTCTCGGAAAGGGTTCTGGTGCTGGACGAATCGCATGCGATAGCGGCGGATGGGCCGGCAGGCGGGGTACTCAAGGACAAGGACCTGCTCCTTGCCGCTAACATCATACACGAGCACGAACACAGGCACGGCGATATAGTACACAGGCACAGCCACGGGCCGTTCTCCACGCATGACGAGCACGATTAG
- a CDS encoding CbtB domain-containing protein, translated as MERTLERGMDALMPGIILVALAFAMVVIAFGMESIAPGVHDTLHDFRHVLGMPCH; from the coding sequence ATGGAAAGGACACTTGAAAGGGGCATGGACGCGCTCATGCCTGGCATCATACTCGTGGCCCTGGCGTTCGCGATGGTGGTGATCGCCTTCGGGATGGAGTCGATCGCGCCCGGGGTGCACGACACCCTCCACGACTTCAGGCATGTGCTCGGAATGCCGTGCCACTGA
- the cbiD gene encoding cobalt-precorrin-5B (C(1))-methyltransferase CbiD, translated as MPERKLRKGYTTGTCAAAGAKAAALLLLGGLRPGHVDVPLPRGGTLRVPVKSVAGGKGSARAVIVKDAGDDPDVTDKAEFVAEVETLGENAKRASVRIRGGPGVGVVTKPGLKVRPGKPAINPVPLAMIRRAVIEAAALYGRKPIFLVTVSVPRGAELAAKTMNPRLGIVGGISILGTTGIVEPMSLAAYTHSISCGVSVAAASGLHEVVFSTGRSSEKAVEKRLKAPEAACVLTGDHMGYALRDAATRPEIKRVVVAGQFGKFTKLAAGHFETHCGDAPIELDFLAGLCERLGAGKTLAKRIREANTARHAFFILKENGLEKALDEVSILVKRNAERILGKGKSVTAILVGYDGEISSIR; from the coding sequence ATGCCGGAGCGTAAGCTCAGGAAAGGTTATACGACCGGGACTTGCGCCGCTGCCGGGGCAAAGGCAGCGGCGCTCTTGCTTCTGGGAGGCCTGAGGCCGGGACACGTGGATGTGCCGCTGCCAAGAGGCGGGACATTGCGGGTGCCGGTAAAGTCGGTTGCGGGCGGGAAGGGTTCCGCCAGGGCCGTCATAGTAAAGGACGCGGGCGACGACCCGGATGTGACGGACAAGGCCGAGTTCGTGGCCGAAGTCGAGACGCTCGGCGAGAACGCGAAGCGCGCATCCGTCAGGATCAGGGGCGGTCCCGGAGTAGGGGTCGTTACGAAACCCGGGCTGAAGGTCAGGCCGGGAAAACCCGCCATAAACCCTGTGCCGCTTGCCATGATAAGGCGGGCGGTCATTGAGGCTGCCGCCCTTTATGGGAGAAAGCCGATTTTCCTCGTGACCGTGTCGGTGCCCCGGGGTGCCGAGCTTGCCGCGAAGACCATGAACCCCCGGCTCGGCATCGTCGGCGGCATATCCATTTTAGGCACTACCGGCATCGTCGAGCCCATGTCCCTTGCCGCGTACACCCATTCCATCTCGTGCGGCGTGAGCGTGGCCGCGGCAAGCGGCCTTCATGAGGTGGTCTTCTCGACCGGGCGGTCGAGCGAAAAGGCCGTGGAGAAAAGGCTCAAAGCCCCGGAGGCGGCCTGCGTACTCACAGGCGACCACATGGGCTACGCCCTCAGGGACGCGGCCACGAGGCCGGAGATAAAAAGGGTGGTCGTCGCCGGCCAGTTCGGAAAGTTCACAAAGCTCGCGGCAGGGCATTTCGAGACGCACTGCGGCGACGCGCCCATAGAGCTCGATTTCCTGGCCGGGCTTTGCGAAAGGCTCGGCGCGGGGAAAACGCTGGCCAAACGGATAAGAGAGGCAAATACCGCGAGGCACGCGTTTTTCATCTTGAAGGAAAACGGCCTTGAGAAGGCGCTGGACGAGGTCTCTATTCTGGTAAAAAGGAATGCGGAAAGGATACTCGGCAAGGGGAAATCCGTGACCGCAATCCTTGTAGGGTATGACGGGGAGATATCTTCCATAAGATGA
- the cbiE gene encoding precorrin-6y C5,15-methyltransferase (decarboxylating) subunit CbiE codes for MIYVIGIGIQGRDSLLPEALGIIGRAGLLVGGKRHLDEFQGLAAAKVRLGGLEEAAREMEKYLGRKDRRPVAVLATGDPLIFGIGSFIIRRFGKKRVRVLPNVSAIQEAFSRIKEDMNGVKLLSVHGREADYALLSKEAASNAKLALFTDGANTPARICRELKERGLEGFRAFVCESLGANERMTEGTLESISGRRSFAPLNVLILIKDSRPAARRTGFGIPDSLFSHSGGMITKEEFRVVSISKLGLSEGSVVWDIGACSGSIAIEAALLTGGKVFAIERDRKRISDIRENKGRFGCSNLDVIEGEAPGALKGLPDPDAVFVGGGGKGIKAILSCAAGRLRPGGRAVVNAVTLETASAAFEFFGKKGWEKELIQMSITKARPAGELNMLAACNPVFIIYGKKP; via the coding sequence ATGATATACGTAATAGGTATAGGAATACAGGGAAGGGATAGCCTCCTTCCCGAGGCGCTCGGCATAATAGGGAGGGCGGGCCTCCTTGTCGGAGGGAAAAGGCACCTTGATGAATTCCAGGGCCTTGCCGCCGCGAAGGTCAGGCTTGGAGGGCTCGAAGAGGCCGCGCGCGAGATGGAAAAGTATCTCGGAAGGAAGGACAGGCGGCCCGTCGCGGTCCTTGCGACCGGCGACCCGCTCATCTTCGGCATAGGCTCGTTCATCATAAGGAGGTTCGGGAAAAAGCGAGTCCGGGTGCTCCCGAACGTGAGCGCTATACAGGAGGCCTTCTCGCGCATAAAAGAGGACATGAACGGCGTAAAGCTCCTTAGCGTCCACGGGAGGGAAGCGGATTACGCGCTACTCTCGAAAGAAGCGGCCTCAAACGCGAAGCTCGCCCTCTTTACCGACGGGGCCAACACCCCGGCCCGGATCTGCAGGGAGCTAAAAGAGCGCGGCCTTGAAGGCTTCAGGGCCTTTGTCTGCGAGTCCCTCGGAGCAAATGAAAGGATGACCGAGGGCACGCTCGAATCGATATCCGGAAGAAGGTCCTTTGCCCCGCTCAACGTCCTGATACTCATTAAGGATTCAAGGCCCGCTGCCCGTAGAACCGGTTTCGGCATCCCTGACAGCCTCTTTTCGCATTCAGGCGGGATGATAACGAAAGAGGAGTTCAGGGTCGTCTCGATATCCAAGCTCGGGCTATCCGAAGGCAGCGTGGTCTGGGACATAGGCGCCTGCTCCGGGTCGATAGCCATAGAGGCCGCGCTCCTTACAGGCGGAAAGGTCTTCGCCATAGAGCGCGACAGAAAACGTATCTCGGACATACGCGAGAACAAGGGCCGCTTCGGCTGCAGTAACCTCGACGTAATAGAGGGCGAGGCGCCGGGTGCACTAAAGGGCCTTCCAGACCCTGATGCGGTATTCGTGGGCGGCGGCGGCAAAGGAATAAAGGCGATACTGTCCTGCGCCGCAGGCAGGCTTAGGCCCGGGGGCAGGGCCGTCGTGAACGCGGTGACGCTCGAGACCGCCTCAGCAGCATTCGAATTTTTCGGGAAAAAGGGATGGGAAAAGGAGCTTATCCAGATGTCGATTACAAAGGCAAGGCCCGCAGGCGAGTTGAATATGCTCGCCGCCTGCAACCCGGTATTCATAATATACGGGAAAAAACCTTGA
- the cobI gene encoding precorrin-2 C(20)-methyltransferase, with amino-acid sequence MTKPGVFYGVGVGPGDPELLTLKAVRVIGAAGVLAVPKSEGGEESLALSIVRKAVDLAGKEVLLLPFPMTRDSESLGESRRSAARLISAKLNQGIDAAFVTLGDPLIYSTFSYLMPFVKELSPGSEIRVVPGVASFSASAAALPVALAETAERVIIIPAAYELDKVRDALGSAETIVLMKVNRALDGVIDLLTEAGLLERSFFVSRAGWPDEELVTDLRAVKGSKPGYFSMIIVRRNG; translated from the coding sequence TTGACGAAGCCGGGCGTATTCTACGGAGTAGGAGTCGGGCCGGGCGACCCGGAGCTACTTACCCTTAAGGCCGTGAGGGTCATAGGGGCTGCGGGGGTGCTCGCAGTGCCGAAATCAGAGGGAGGTGAGGAAAGCCTCGCCCTCTCGATAGTCAGGAAGGCCGTTGACCTTGCCGGGAAGGAGGTCCTGCTGCTTCCTTTCCCCATGACAAGGGACTCCGAGTCGCTTGGGGAATCGAGGAGGAGCGCGGCCCGGCTCATCTCCGCGAAACTCAATCAAGGCATTGACGCGGCCTTCGTGACCCTTGGCGACCCGCTCATATATTCTACATTCAGCTATCTCATGCCCTTCGTAAAAGAGCTCTCGCCGGGCTCGGAGATAAGGGTCGTGCCCGGCGTTGCCTCCTTCTCGGCCTCCGCAGCCGCGCTCCCTGTCGCCCTTGCGGAAACCGCCGAGAGGGTTATAATTATACCTGCGGCCTACGAGCTCGACAAGGTGCGAGATGCGCTCGGCTCTGCCGAGACGATAGTTTTGATGAAGGTGAACAGGGCCCTTGACGGGGTGATCGACCTCTTGACAGAAGCCGGGCTTCTGGAGAGGTCTTTTTTCGTCTCAAGGGCGGGCTGGCCGGATGAAGAGCTTGTTACAGACTTGAGGGCCGTCAAGGGAAGCAAGCCCGGTTATTTTTCCATGATAATAGTGAGAAGGAATGGCTGA
- the cobM gene encoding precorrin-4 C(11)-methyltransferase, which translates to MAEDKNREPSRVWFVGSGPGDPELITVKGMRLLKDAEVVIYAGSLVREKVLEWCEKGPEVHNSASMDLGAIVSLMIDASRKGKRVVRLHTGDPSLYGALREQAEALEKAGVPYGIVPGVSSAFASAAALKRELTLPGVTQTVIFTRLEGRTPVPEKERLGSLAAHGATICIFLSVSMMDEVVRELQCGYPPDTPVAVVYRASWEDELVVKGTLADIKEKVGEAGIKRQAMIIVGKAIGDDPVEQSRLYDPGFSHGFRK; encoded by the coding sequence ATGGCTGAGGATAAAAATAGAGAGCCTTCCAGGGTATGGTTCGTGGGCTCAGGCCCAGGCGACCCGGAGCTTATAACGGTAAAGGGGATGAGGCTCCTCAAGGACGCCGAGGTCGTCATTTACGCCGGGTCGCTCGTGAGGGAGAAGGTGCTGGAGTGGTGCGAAAAGGGCCCTGAGGTGCATAACAGCGCCTCCATGGACCTCGGAGCGATAGTCTCTCTCATGATAGACGCATCCAGAAAGGGAAAGCGGGTAGTCAGGCTCCATACCGGCGACCCTTCCCTGTACGGAGCGTTGAGGGAGCAGGCCGAGGCCCTGGAAAAGGCAGGCGTCCCCTACGGCATAGTGCCGGGCGTCTCGTCGGCCTTTGCCTCGGCAGCGGCCCTCAAAAGGGAGCTTACGCTCCCGGGCGTGACTCAGACGGTCATTTTCACGAGGCTCGAAGGCAGGACCCCTGTCCCGGAGAAGGAGCGCCTCGGTTCGCTTGCCGCGCACGGCGCGACCATCTGCATATTCCTGAGCGTTTCCATGATGGACGAGGTCGTAAGGGAGCTTCAATGCGGCTACCCGCCGGACACGCCTGTTGCGGTCGTATACAGGGCCTCGTGGGAGGACGAGCTTGTGGTAAAAGGCACTCTCGCGGACATAAAGGAGAAGGTCGGGGAGGCCGGCATCAAAAGGCAGGCAATGATAATAGTCGGGAAGGCCATTGGCGACGACCCGGTAGAGCAATCGAGGCTATACGACCCGGGCTTCAGCCACGGGTTCAGGAAATGA
- a CDS encoding VanZ family protein yields the protein MSAFRGWGPVLPYAFLITVLSLLPSAEAEDHIIGMDKAYHALAYGGLAWLLMRAFSASMPGWKAPAVLAAFLAASIFGAFMEFLQSALTSTRTGDVYDALANGVGAALGSIGYLAAKPFRKASPSPEARR from the coding sequence ATGAGCGCGTTCCGGGGCTGGGGGCCGGTACTGCCGTATGCCTTCCTCATAACGGTGCTGTCGCTTTTGCCGTCAGCCGAGGCCGAGGACCACATCATCGGCATGGACAAGGCCTACCACGCGCTCGCCTATGGAGGACTGGCATGGCTCCTCATGAGGGCGTTCTCGGCTTCAATGCCGGGCTGGAAGGCACCCGCGGTCCTGGCGGCCTTTTTGGCGGCTTCCATCTTCGGGGCGTTCATGGAATTCCTCCAGTCCGCCCTGACATCGACCCGTACGGGCGACGTCTATGACGCGCTCGCGAACGGGGTCGGCGCGGCCCTGGGCTCCATAGGGTACCTGGCTGCAAAGCCGTTCAGGAAAGCCTCCCCGAGCCCAGAGGCCCGAAGGTAA